A single genomic interval of Ramlibacter sp. harbors:
- a CDS encoding tetratricopeptide repeat protein encodes MQEPAFDAQDAFARAAVLHQQGDLAAAQALYVLVLASVPQAATVWTHMGVACLQAGQFDEAQRYLQQSLVLEPGQLDPLIYRGMALAALERHAEAVVCFAAASVLAPQRADLLNSLGVSLRAAGRLSEALAAFADAAQCDPQCLEAHFNAGNVLQILGRLEEAFLSYGRALLLNPLYPNLLGYWLGIKMQLCDWQGLDEAWADLAAGIEAGVPVAAPFTVLATPCTAAQQRRCAELFAGAYLPPTVPVLPMQAGSGRIRLGYFSADFHEHATAYLCAGLFELHDRNRFEVIAFSSGPAQAQPMRLRLEAAFDRFIDVRGQTDAEVAALARSLGVAIAVDLKGYTADARPGIFCHRPAPLQVSYLGYPGTLGVHHMDYLVADATLVPASAWPHYTEKIVTLPGSYQVNDARRPPVQRRFSRRELGLPDNAFVFCCFNNSFKITPDVFGVWMRLLAACPASVLWLLDSGPTVVAHLVAEAGRLGIGTERLVFAPRLPQTDHMDRLSAADLFLDTFWLNAHTTASDSLWAGVPVLTCPGETLGSRVAASLLHALGLDELITSSHAAYEALALALATDPPRLAGLGRQLAANRHTHDLFDTALFTRRIEQAYTLMWARYQRGEPAAHFEVPA; translated from the coding sequence ATGCAGGAACCGGCTTTCGATGCGCAAGACGCCTTCGCGCGGGCGGCCGTGCTGCACCAGCAGGGCGATCTGGCCGCGGCCCAGGCGCTGTATGTGCTGGTTCTTGCCTCGGTGCCGCAGGCGGCAACCGTCTGGACCCACATGGGCGTGGCCTGTCTGCAGGCAGGCCAGTTCGATGAGGCCCAGCGCTACCTGCAACAGTCACTGGTTCTGGAGCCAGGTCAACTGGATCCCCTGATCTATCGGGGCATGGCCTTGGCGGCACTTGAGCGGCACGCCGAAGCGGTGGTGTGCTTTGCCGCCGCCAGCGTCCTGGCGCCCCAACGGGCCGACCTGCTCAACAGCCTGGGCGTCAGCTTGCGGGCGGCAGGGCGACTGAGCGAGGCACTGGCGGCCTTCGCCGATGCGGCGCAATGCGATCCGCAATGCCTGGAAGCGCATTTCAATGCTGGCAATGTGCTGCAAATTCTGGGGCGTCTGGAAGAGGCCTTCCTGAGCTACGGCCGGGCACTTCTGCTGAACCCGCTGTATCCCAACCTGCTGGGTTACTGGCTGGGCATCAAGATGCAGCTGTGCGACTGGCAAGGCCTGGATGAAGCCTGGGCTGACCTCGCGGCCGGCATTGAGGCCGGCGTCCCGGTGGCCGCGCCTTTCACCGTGCTCGCCACGCCCTGCACCGCAGCGCAGCAGCGCCGCTGCGCGGAGCTGTTCGCGGGGGCGTACCTCCCGCCCACGGTGCCCGTGCTACCCATGCAGGCGGGTTCTGGCCGGATTCGCCTAGGTTACTTTTCCGCCGATTTCCACGAACACGCAACGGCCTACCTTTGCGCCGGCCTGTTCGAGCTGCATGATCGCAACCGCTTCGAGGTCATTGCATTTTCCAGCGGCCCTGCGCAGGCGCAGCCCATGCGGCTGCGCCTGGAGGCTGCGTTCGACCGCTTCATCGACGTGCGCGGCCAGACCGATGCCGAGGTGGCCGCTCTGGCGCGCTCACTCGGAGTGGCGATCGCGGTGGACCTCAAGGGCTACACGGCCGACGCGAGGCCCGGCATTTTTTGCCATCGTCCCGCCCCGCTCCAGGTGAGCTACCTGGGCTACCCGGGGACCCTGGGGGTGCATCACATGGACTATCTCGTGGCCGACGCGACGCTGGTTCCCGCCAGTGCCTGGCCTCACTACACCGAGAAGATCGTGACCCTGCCCGGCAGCTACCAGGTGAACGATGCCCGGCGCCCTCCCGTGCAGCGGCGCTTCTCCCGGCGTGAACTGGGCTTGCCTGACAACGCGTTTGTGTTCTGCTGCTTCAACAACAGTTTCAAGATCACCCCCGACGTGTTCGGGGTGTGGATGCGTCTGCTGGCCGCCTGCCCCGCCAGCGTGCTGTGGCTGCTGGACTCCGGCCCCACGGTGGTGGCCCATCTGGTGGCCGAGGCAGGCCGGCTGGGCATTGGCACCGAACGGTTGGTGTTTGCCCCGCGCCTGCCACAAACCGACCACATGGACCGGCTCAGCGCCGCCGACTTGTTTCTGGACACCTTCTGGCTCAACGCGCACACCACCGCGAGCGACTCGCTCTGGGCCGGCGTGCCGGTGCTGACCTGTCCGGGCGAGACACTGGGCAGCCGCGTGGCCGCCAGCCTGCTCCATGCGCTGGGCCTGGACGAGCTCATCACCTCATCCCACGCCGCCTATGAAGCGCTGGCGCTGGCGCTGGCCACCGATCCTCCGCGCCTGGCGGGGCTGGGGCGGCAGCTGGCGGCCAACCGCCACACCCATGACCTGTTCGACACCGCGTTGTTCACCCGCCGGATCGAACAGGCCTACACCCTGATGTGGGCCCGCTACCAGCGCGGCGAGCCCGCTGCGCACTTCGAGGTTCCTGCCTGA